Within the Megalops cyprinoides isolate fMegCyp1 chromosome 10, fMegCyp1.pri, whole genome shotgun sequence genome, the region TCTCCTTGTGGCGGCTGACTGCGTGTGCCACAAACCCAGGCAGATGCTTCTCCAGGGCCTCAGTGACAGACTGGGCGTCTCCCTTCCTAACAGACCCCTCCATCAGTTGCCGTATGTAATCTCTTGGCACGGGCTGGGGGCTGCAGCTGTAGGACACCACCACATTGGTGTCATTTACCTGGAGCACGTCAAACCAGTTCTGCCCCACCACATGCTGGAAATTGTCTCCGGCACGCCAGTTCCGGTAGCTGCTGCCTGAATTGCTGACCACGCGGACAGACCAGCTCACCCAGTCATACTTCCTGGTCAGGAATTCCTGAAGCTCCTGGGCTATGTCCTGGTtgctcttctctcccttcacctGGATCAGCCGCTGGGCATCCAAGCAGGCCTGCTCTGGGAAGGCCATTACACATTGCTCGATTGTCGTCTTCATCCTGGTTTCCACGTCCTGCATCTTCCGACTCCACTCCTCGATCATTTCCTGCTCTTGCTCTTCCCCCTGAGTGAGTGCGCAGTGGCCCAGGAGGGAGATCAGACCCAGGCAGAAGAGCTCCTTCATCCGGACGCAGAAGTCCTCCAGAATCCTTCTGTTTCGGGCCTCATACCTCTCCACTACCTCCAGAATGGACTCCCCAAAAGCGTTTGTCCCCATCAAAGCATCATAGAGCACATGCAAGTTCTTCTCCCCACCTGTTTTGGTGAAGTGCTCCAGGAACAGCCTGGTCTTGACCTCTCTGAACTCAGGCTTGGCCTCAAGGATGTCCATATACTTCCGGAACTGGTTACGCAGGTTCTCCTCCACAGAGAAGTACTGGGAGTCCAGCCGACCCTTTTTGATCTCGCTGTCTATGTCCTCCAGTTGGGAGGAGAGGATGTCAAGCTTGTTTCGCACGGCCAGAAACTGCTCCTTGACATAGAACACCTCCTTGCTCTGCACATTGTCCAGGGCTAGCCGCAAAACTGGGGCAGCAGCCTCACAAAGGGGGAAGAGTTCCCCTACTGCACTGGCCAGAACCTCTGCCCCCCGTTCAAACATCTCCATCACTGCTTCAATGGCCTCCTTCTTCTGGGCCACCACCTTCTCCAAGGGACTGGGCATGgtctgagacagagacacatggCAAGGTAACTGGCAAAGCTAAGTGACTAGACAAAGCCATGAGATGTCATGACACTCAAAATGAGGTTGTGAGTCCACCATTTCTATCTGCCTTTCATTTCACTCACAGTGTGATCctgatttgattttattcacTGTGGCCAGTGTAGGTGCCAATTTATcctgtacagttttttttttttcatttatttaataccTTAACTGGTTTTGTAGTAAAAATCAACCCATCaatgtcatattttcataaattacCAAAGCCAATCACAAAACTAATATGTGTTTACACCCTTGTATGTAATAGAGATCTCAGTTTCCAGCATCTATAGTAAATT harbors:
- the LOC118785151 gene encoding protein rapunzel-like, with amino-acid sequence MPSPLEKVVAQKKEAIEAVMEMFERGAEVLASAVGELFPLCEAAAPVLRLALDNVQSKEVFYVKEQFLAVRNKLDILSSQLEDIDSEIKKGRLDSQYFSVEENLRNQFRKYMDILEAKPEFREVKTRLFLEHFTKTGGEKNLHVLYDALMGTNAFGESILEVVERYEARNRRILEDFCVRMKELFCLGLISLLGHCALTQGEEQEQEMIEEWSRKMQDVETRMKTTIEQCVMAFPEQACLDAQRLIQVKGEKSNQDIAQELQEFLTRKYDWVSWSVRVVSNSGSSYRNWRAGDNFQHVVGQNWFDVLQVNDTNVVVSYSCSPQPVPRDYIRQLMEGSVRKGDAQSVTEALEKHLPGFVAHAVSRHKESCAAWSFPEDSHYWERHKNVTLCVHSE